Genomic DNA from Nitratidesulfovibrio vulgaris str. Hildenborough:
GCATTACGCGACAGAGACTCGACGGAGAAGTCATGAACGACATCACATCCACCACTGCTGTTTCCTATAGTTCGCCTGCAACACAGCCGGGGCTGTGGGCTCGCCTTTTTCCTTCGCTGGCATTCTACCCTTCCATATTCGGCATTGTGGCTGACGCCGCACGCAAGGCGAAAGCCGGGAAGTACGACGGTGCTGAATGGGTCCATGACAGTCTGCGCGTGGTGCGCCTCTTCGAAAGGGTCGGGACACGATTCCGCATCGAAGGCATGGAACACTTCAAGAATCTACATGGGCCATGCGTGTTCGTGGGCAACCATATGAGCACGCTCGAGACTTTCGTCCTGCCGTGCCTCATCCAGCCTGTGAAAGACGTCAACTTCGTGGTCAAGAAGAGTCTCGCCGACTACCCCGTGTTCAAGCATGTGCTTCACGCACGCAACCCCATCATCGTATCGCGTGCCAACCCCCGTGAAGACCTCGCAGCGGTGCTTGAAGGTGGCGAAGAACGTTTGCGTGCGGGAACGTCAGTCATCGTATTTCCTCAGAGTACCCGTTCTGCAACGTTCGACGAGAAGCTGTTCAACACCATCGGCGTCAAGCTTGCGCGACGTGCGGGGGTCCCGGTCGTTCCTGTCGCACTCAAGACGGACGCATGGGGCTGTGGTGGTCTCATCAAGGATTTCGGGCCGATAGACCCGGCAAAAACCGTCCACTTCCGATTCGGTGAACCACTTAGTGTGACTGGTAACGGCAAGGATGAACACGCCAGAATATGTGCCTTCATTGCCAGCGCCATGAAAGAGTGGGAGACTGAACCCGCTGACAACGGGCTGATTGAATAAACAATTTGCTTGCAAATTGGCTATCCACGCCATTTTCTCAAAAAGAGGGGTTGACGTGTCATTGGTTGAGACCTATATTGCTTGAGCAATCAGTCAACAAAGCTTTCCGGCGCATCCTAGCCGCAATATGGATTCGCCAGTGTTACGCCTCCACGCACTGCTTGCAACGGAACACTCCTCATAAGTGGCCCTCATCCCGGAGGGCCACTTGTCTTTTGTGCCTCCCCCTTGCCGCGCCCCTACCGGAAACGCCCTGCTGCTCACCGACTGCATACCCAGCGGCGACGCCGCCACGCTCTTCATCACGTTCCCACTGCATCGGCAGACAAAGCAGTATCCCCTCATGGCTCACGATTGCTCTAAAGAGTAACACTCTTTGGAAGAAAGGCGAGCAACCGCTCGTTTTCCCGATTGCCAGACTTTAATTGTTTGCACAGACGACATTGACGCATGCGAGGAATGTGGGCTACACAAGTCGAGGCGAATCAGGCCTAACATCTTGCCGTTGCGGGGTTTCGGCAAGGTGTTCTCTATGTTTCAATCACCAATCAGGGCACTGCTATGAGCATGACAAAGAAGGAAGCCTTACTGCAGGCTGCGAAAGAATTGTTCGGCGAATACGGTTACGCGGACACGACCTTCAAGAAGATCTCAGAGCGGGCGGGGGTTGCCCTCGGGCTGCTTACCCACCACTACGGCAACAAAGAGAAGCTCTTTCTTGCCGCCGGTCTTGACGTGCTCGACCGCTTTCTCGCCGGTCTTCGTGAAGCTACGGCCAAGGCAACCTCAGGTCACGACGCCGTTCTGGCCTTCTCCAAGGCATATCTCGACTTTTCCATCGACAGAACGAGCAACTGGCTTGTTCTCGTTCGCTGTTCCCCATACAGCGACATGAAAACCAAGACCGACCGGGACATCATGTACGAAAAGTTCAACATGGTTCCCAAGGAACTTGAGCAACAGATCATTCGCGGCATCGCTGATGGCAGCATCCGTGATGTGCCGCCTCATGAGACGGCACAGGTCATCATCTCGATGATGGTCGGCGTCAACCGTACGCGTCTACTTACGCCGTATGCACCTCCCCGGCTTTATGAAGAGGCCATAGAATTCATTTCGCGCAGCATCCGGGCCTGATTTGCCCCCTGCGCCCGCTACAAAGGTCACGACAAGCCTCTTCACTGAATGAAGGGGAACCATGAAACAAAAGGCCCACCTCCAAACGGAGGCGGGCCTTTTATACGGTTGACTTAGCAGACAACGTCAGGGCTGCGCCATGGACATGCGCCCCTGACACAGGCAGCGGCAGCTTATGTCTTCTGCCCTGCTTCAACGCGCGAAGGGCAGTCCTTGCCGTTGCCCAAGATTCGTGAAGATATCCCGCTCAATACCGCTAGGCGTGATGTAACTTCGGTACACTTCGCCAACTGGAAAATTCAGCCTTTCACGACAAAATGAAGAGGCACGCTATGCAGACTGCGTGAATGTTCCTGAGTCTGCCCCAGCGTCCACTCGATGGCATCCGCACTTATCCCCAGAATGGATGCGATGTCGCCTGCGAGTCTTCCTATACCAATG
This window encodes:
- a CDS encoding TetR/AcrR family transcriptional regulator → MSMTKKEALLQAAKELFGEYGYADTTFKKISERAGVALGLLTHHYGNKEKLFLAAGLDVLDRFLAGLREATAKATSGHDAVLAFSKAYLDFSIDRTSNWLVLVRCSPYSDMKTKTDRDIMYEKFNMVPKELEQQIIRGIADGSIRDVPPHETAQVIISMMVGVNRTRLLTPYAPPRLYEEAIEFISRSIRA
- a CDS encoding lysophospholipid acyltransferase family protein — its product is MNDITSTTAVSYSSPATQPGLWARLFPSLAFYPSIFGIVADAARKAKAGKYDGAEWVHDSLRVVRLFERVGTRFRIEGMEHFKNLHGPCVFVGNHMSTLETFVLPCLIQPVKDVNFVVKKSLADYPVFKHVLHARNPIIVSRANPREDLAAVLEGGEERLRAGTSVIVFPQSTRSATFDEKLFNTIGVKLARRAGVPVVPVALKTDAWGCGGLIKDFGPIDPAKTVHFRFGEPLSVTGNGKDEHARICAFIASAMKEWETEPADNGLIE